Part of the Streptomyces sp. WMMC500 genome is shown below.
TCGACCTTGGGACCGCCAACACGCTGGTGTACGTCAGAGGCCGGGGCATCGTGCTGAACGAGCCGTCGGTCGTGGCCATCAACACCAACACCGGCGGGATCCTCGCGGTCGGCGCCGAGGCGAAGAAGATGATCGGCCGCACCCCGGGCAACATCGTCGCGGTGCGTCCGCTGAAGGACGGCGTCATCGCCGACTTCGAGATCACGGAACGGATGCTGCGCTACTTCATCCTGAAGATCCACAAGCGCCGCTACCTCGCCCGCCCGCGCGTCGTGGTCTGCGTCCCCTCGGGCATCACGGGAGTCGAGCGCCGCGCGGTCATCGAGGCCTCGACCCAGGCGGGCGCGCGCCAGGTGCACATCATCGAGGAGCCCATGGCCGCGGCGATCGGCTCCGGGCTGCCGGTGCACGAGGCGACGGGGAACATGGTCGTGGACATCGGCGGCGGCACCACCGAGGTCGCGGTGATCTCCCTCGGCGGCATCGTCACCGCGCAGTCCATCCGGGTCGCCGGGGACGAGCTGGACAACGCGATCATCCAGCACATCAAGAAGGAGTACAGCCTCCTGCTCGGCGAGCGCACCGCCGAGATGATCAAGATCACCATCGGCTCCGCGTACGACACCGACCGGGACGAGCACACCGAGATCCGCGGCCGGGACCTGGTCAGCGGGCTGCCGAAGACGGTCGTGATCTCCTCGGCCGAGGTGCGCAAGGCCATGGAGGAGCCGCTCAACGCGATCGTCGACGCGGTCAAGACGACGCTCGACAAGTGCCCGCCGGAGCTGTCCGGCGACATCATGGACCGCGGCATCGTGCTCACCGGGGGCGGCGCGCTGCTGGCCGGCCTCGACGAGCGGCTGCGGCACGAGACGGGGATGCCGATCCACCTCGCAGAGGAGCCGCTCGACTCCGTCGCGCTCGGCTCCGGCAAGTGCGTCGAGGAGTTCGAGGCGCTGCAGCAGGTGCTGGACGCACAACCGCGCCGCTAGCCCGCAAGTCCGCACCACCCAAGCCCCAGACACCCAGGAAGGCGCTTCGGAAGCACGTGAGGGACACACGAGAGAGCCGGGTCCTGCTCCTGCTGCTCATCACCATCTCGTTCGCGCTGATCACGGTGGACATCCGGGGCGGGGACGACTCTCCCCTGGACGCCACGAAGCGGGGGGCCGCGGCGGCGCTGGGGCCCGTCGAGAACGGCGTCGCCACGGTGGTCGACCCGGTGGGCAACGCGATCGAGGCGGTCCGCGAGTCCGGGGACAGGCACGACCGGATCG
Proteins encoded:
- a CDS encoding rod shape-determining protein, with the translated sequence MSFIGRDMAVDLGTANTLVYVRGRGIVLNEPSVVAINTNTGGILAVGAEAKKMIGRTPGNIVAVRPLKDGVIADFEITERMLRYFILKIHKRRYLARPRVVVCVPSGITGVERRAVIEASTQAGARQVHIIEEPMAAAIGSGLPVHEATGNMVVDIGGGTTEVAVISLGGIVTAQSIRVAGDELDNAIIQHIKKEYSLLLGERTAEMIKITIGSAYDTDRDEHTEIRGRDLVSGLPKTVVISSAEVRKAMEEPLNAIVDAVKTTLDKCPPELSGDIMDRGIVLTGGGALLAGLDERLRHETGMPIHLAEEPLDSVALGSGKCVEEFEALQQVLDAQPRR